One stretch of Tepiditoga spiralis DNA includes these proteins:
- the infA gene encoding translation initiation factor IF-1, whose amino-acid sequence MAKKDDVIVMQGKILESLPNANFKVELENGHVVLAHISGKMRKNFIRLLPGDKVTVEVSIYDLNRGRIVRREKIRRINPDEEN is encoded by the coding sequence GTGGCAAAAAAAGATGATGTAATTGTAATGCAAGGAAAAATTCTTGAATCTTTGCCTAATGCAAATTTTAAAGTAGAGCTTGAAAATGGTCATGTTGTTCTAGCTCACATTTCTGGAAAAATGAGAAAAAATTTTATAAGGCTCCTTCCAGGAGATAAAGTTACTGTTGAAGTTTCAATATATGACTTGAACAGAGGAAGAATAGTCAGGAGAGAAAAAATTAGAAGAATAAATCCGGACGAAGAAAACTAA
- the rpmJ gene encoding 50S ribosomal protein L36, which produces MKVRASVKKRCEHCKVIRRKGRVWVVCSKNPKHNQRQG; this is translated from the coding sequence ATGAAAGTTAGAGCCTCAGTAAAAAAAAGATGTGAACATTGTAAGGTTATAAGAAGAAAAGGTAGAGTTTGGGTTGTATGTTCTAAAAATCCAAAACACAACCAAAGACAAGGTTAA
- the rpsM gene encoding 30S ribosomal protein S13 has product MARILGVEIPNNKKLFVALTYIYGIGTHRAYEILNDLGIDPDRKTMDLSDDEISKITHHINETYRVEGDLRQEINRNIKRLIEIHSYRGLRHKAGLPTRGQKTHANGRTRKGPRLTKIRKK; this is encoded by the coding sequence ATGGCACGTATTCTCGGTGTTGAAATACCAAACAACAAGAAGTTATTCGTGGCTCTCACATATATCTATGGTATAGGAACACATAGAGCTTACGAAATATTAAATGATCTTGGAATAGATCCAGATAGAAAAACAATGGATTTATCAGATGATGAAATCTCTAAAATTACTCATCACATCAATGAAACATATAGAGTTGAAGGAGATTTAAGACAAGAAATAAATAGAAACATAAAAAGATTGATAGAAATTCATTCTTACAGAGGACTTAGACACAAAGCGGGACTCCCAACAAGAGGTCAAAAGACACATGCAAATGGAAGAACCAGAAAGGGCCCAAGACTCACAAAAATTAGAAAGAAATAA
- the rpsK gene encoding 30S ribosomal protein S11 yields the protein MAKRTATKNKKKKISIDKGVIRIHSNFNNTIVTLTDVRGNVVTWSSGGNVGYKGTKKGTPYASQLAADKVAKEAVKLGINKVDVTVKGPGSGRESAIRTIQAAGLTIDQIKDVTPIPHNGCRPKKKRF from the coding sequence ATGGCAAAAAGAACCGCAACAAAGAATAAAAAGAAAAAGATTTCAATTGATAAAGGTGTTATAAGAATACACTCTAATTTCAACAATACTATAGTTACACTTACAGATGTAAGAGGAAATGTAGTAACTTGGTCAAGTGGTGGAAATGTTGGTTATAAAGGTACAAAAAAAGGAACACCATATGCATCACAACTTGCAGCTGATAAAGTAGCTAAAGAAGCAGTTAAATTAGGAATAAACAAAGTTGATGTTACAGTAAAAGGTCCTGGATCAGGAAGAGAATCAGCAATAAGAACTATACAAGCTGCAGGATTAACAATTGATCAAATTAAAGATGTAACTCCAATTCCACACAATGGATGTAGACCTAAGAAAAAGAGATTCTAA
- the rpsD gene encoding 30S ribosomal protein S4 produces the protein MARYTEALCKLCRREGFKMYLKGERCYTEKCAIAKRNFAPGQHGHNTKKMGQYAIQLRSKQALKRIYGMLEKQFRTYFKEAARREGQTGEVLMQLLESRLDNTVYQMGFAVNRRTARQIIRHGHVLVNGKKVNIPSYRLRSGDVVEIKEGSRSILQVKNGLELSNNRNLARTWLDVNTDQFKGTFVRLPKLEEMEVPVDLQAIIELYSK, from the coding sequence ATGGCAAGATACACAGAAGCGCTCTGTAAGCTCTGTAGACGTGAAGGCTTTAAGATGTATTTAAAAGGTGAAAGATGTTATACTGAAAAATGTGCTATAGCAAAAAGAAATTTTGCTCCAGGACAACATGGTCATAACACAAAGAAAATGGGACAATATGCAATTCAGCTTAGATCAAAACAAGCTTTAAAAAGAATATATGGTATGCTTGAAAAACAATTTAGAACATATTTTAAAGAAGCTGCAAGAAGAGAAGGACAAACAGGTGAAGTTCTCATGCAACTTTTAGAATCAAGATTAGATAATACTGTATATCAAATGGGATTTGCAGTTAATAGAAGAACAGCAAGGCAAATAATTAGACATGGTCATGTTTTAGTGAATGGTAAAAAGGTTAATATTCCTTCTTACAGACTAAGATCAGGAGACGTTGTTGAAATTAAAGAAGGAAGTAGAAGTATTCTCCAAGTTAAAAATGGTTTAGAACTTTCAAATAATAGAAATTTAGCAAGAACTTGGTTAGATGTTAATACAGATCAATTCAAAGGAACTTTTGTAAGATTACCTAAATTAGAAGAAATGGAAGTACCGGTAGACCTTCAGGCTATCATCGAACTTTACTCGAAGTAA